A genomic window from Diorhabda sublineata isolate icDioSubl1.1 chromosome 8, icDioSubl1.1, whole genome shotgun sequence includes:
- the LOC130448501 gene encoding facilitated trehalose transporter Tret1-2 homolog: MKSKSLNYAYVVVLTGNIISFVAGTVLTWSSPVLDRLGNETTTPFDHPVTLEERSWISSFFPLGAIFGPFIFGYLSDKIGRKKTLLISGIPFIVSYYSLAFGRHVPVYYAARFVLGAALGGVYTVIPMYVGEVADNSNRGTLGSTMNCLLCLGIFFSYCLGPFVGLTVFNIVLGTVPVLFLVLFSLTAPESPIYLIDKDYHNEAKDCLRKIRGPAANINLEIEMIRMKKEEDGDGGFRDIFKSRNLTKALIITVGLVVFQQFSGVIAVFFYAQTIFEQAGSSLEPAVCSIIIGTVQFVTSFITPVLVDRWGRKLLLLVSAVGMAVSEIILGAYCVLKDNKYDVSNISFLPIVCLVTYILMYNCGYGPLPWVIMGEIFPPNIKSSASSITAAVCWMAGFVTGKYFESLVVGVGIGISFFIFSGFCLAAIPFGIFFVVETKGKTVLEIQKALG; the protein is encoded by the exons ATGAAGTCGAAATCTTTGAATTATGCATATGTTGTTGTACTCACAg GTAACATAATCAGTTTCGTGGCTGGTACCGTCCTAACTTGGTCGTCTCCGGTACTAGATCGACTCGGCAACGAAACGACAACGCCATTCGATCATCCAGTAACATTAGAAGAACGATCTTGGATATCATCTTTCTTTCCATTAGGAGCCATATTCGGACCGTTCATTTTCGGTTATTTATCCGACAAAATcggaagaaaaaaaactttactcATATCCGGTATACCTTTCATAGTTTCTTATTATTCATTAGCGTTCGGTAGACACGTTCCGGTATATTACGCCGCCAGATTCGTGCTGGGTGCGGCGCTAGGCGGGGTTTATACGGTAATTCCCATGTACGTCGGAGAAGTGGCCGACAATTCCAACAGAGGCACCTTGGGATCAACGATGAACTGCCTCTTATGTTTGgggatatttttttcatattgtttagGTCCTTTCGTCGGTTTAACCGTATTCAATATCGTATTAGGTACCGTCCCCGTATTATTTCTCGTGTTATTTTCGCTCACGGCGCCGGAAAGTCCGATTTATTTGATCGATAAGGATTATCATAACGAAGCCAAGGATTGTCTTCGAAAAATACGCGGACCCGCCGCGAATATAAACCTCGAAATCGAAATGATTCggatgaaaaaagaagaagacggCGACGGTGGTTTCAGAGATATCTTCAAATCGAGAAATTTGACCAAAGCTCTGATTATTACCGTGGGGTTGGTGGTGTTTCAACAATTTTCGGGGGTGATAGCGGTATTTTTTTACGCCCAAACTATATTCGAACAAGCGGGTAGTTCTTTGGAACCTGCGGTATGTTCCATAATTATCGGGACCGTTCAATTTGTAACTAGTTTCATTACCCCCGTATTAGTTGATCGATGGGGTAGGAAATTGTTGTTACTCGTATCGGCTGTCGGTATGGCGGTTTCGGAAATTATATTGGGCGCGTATTGCGTGCTTAAAGATAATAAATACGACGTTTCGAATATTTCGTTTTTACCGATAGTTTGTTTGGtgacttatattttgatgtACAATTGCGGTTATGGGCCTTTGCCGTGGGTCATAATGGGGGAAATATTCCCGCCCAATATCAAATCCTCGGCTTCTTCTATCACAGCTGCCGTTTGTTGGATGGCGGGTTTCGTAACggggaaatattttgaatctttgGTGGTTGGTGTCGGCATAGggatttccttttttattttttccggTTTTTGTTTAGCGGCTATTCCGTTCGGTATATTTTTCGTTGTCGAAACCAAAGGTAAAACTGTTTTGGAAATACAAAAGGCTCTGGGTTGA
- the LOC130448502 gene encoding facilitated trehalose transporter Tret1-like — MKMNSIIAATTGNIISFSAGTAITWASPEIEKLKSSTMAVSDGQGSWVNSLFLLGASFGPFLFGYLADKIGRKKTLVSMGCPMAMGFVVMALVKVVQVFYAARFVIGLAVGGLFTVMPMYIGEIADSSNRGTLSGILNILLCMGMLFSYCVGPYVDILTFNLILGVIPAIFMPLFSLFSVESPRYLIGKNEIDEAKKNLRWLKGNDDDVNTEIAAIEKAISEEGNGGIGDLFKSSGNVRALIIASGLIFFQQFSGINAVLSNAQNIFKQAKTPVDASVCSMLVGAVQLISSGLSMVLIDRLGRKLLLLGSGLGVVLSEVPLGVYSVLRDRDIDVGSISFLPIVSLVVFILTYNVGLGSLPWTVMGELYPSNIKSIGSSVTASFCWMLGFLIVYFFNSLIERFGLGTCFFIFSACSACSVLFVQFYCIETKGKTLEEIQKELNA; from the exons aTGAAAATGAATTCGATTATAGCAGCGACAACAG gcAACATTATCAGTTTTTCCGCGGGAACGGCGATAACATGGGCGTCTCcggaaatcgaaaaattaaaaagctCGACCATGGCTGTATCGGACGGGCAAGGATCTTGGGTCAACTCGCTGTTTTTGCTAGGAGCCAGTTTCGGCCCTTTCCTTTTCGGTTATCTAGCGGACAAAATCGGCAGGAAGAAGACTCTGGTATCGATGGGATGTCCCATGGCGATGGGATTCGTCGTTATGGCACTCGTTAAAGTTGTGCAAGTTTTTTACGCGGCTAGATTCGTAATTGGATTAGCGGTCGGGGGACTTTTCACCGTAATGCCGATGTACATTGGAGAAATAGCCGATAGCTCCAATAGGGGAACCCTATCCGGAATACTCAACATTCTTTTATGCATGGGGATGTTATTTTCCTATTGCGTCGGACCCTACGTCGATATATTGACTTTTAATCTAATTCTGGGCGTAATTCCCGCGATTTTCATGCCTTTATTTTCGTTGTTTTCCGTCGAAAGTCCGAGATATTTGATCGGTAAAAACGAAATCGACGAAGCCAAGAAAAACCTTCGGTGGTTGAAAGGTAACGATGACGATGTCAATACCGAAATAGCCGCTATCGAAAAAGCGATATCCGAAGAAGGTAACGGAGGCATTGGCGATTTATTTAAATCGTCCGGTAACGTCAGGGCTTTGATAATAGCTAGCGGTTTGATATTCTTTCAACAATTTTCCGGTATCAACGCCGTTTTATCGAAcgctcaaaatatatttaaacaagCCAAAACTCCTGTGGACGCTTCCGTTTGCTCGATGCTGGTAGGAGCGGTCCAATTGATATCCAGCGGTTTGTCTATGGTCTTAATAGATAGGTTAGGTCGCAAATTGTTACTACTCGGTTCCGGTTTAGGCGTGGTACTATCCGAGGTGCCTTTGGGAGTGTACAGCGTTCTGAGGGATCGAGATATCGATGTCGGTTCTATATCTTTCCTCCCGATTGTTTCTCTCGTAGTTTTCATTCTAACTTACAACGTCGGTTTGGGGTCTTTGCCGTGGACCGTTATGGGGGAATTGTACCCGTCGAATATCAAATCTATCGGTTCGTCGGTAACCGCTTCGTTTTGTTGGATGTTGGGTTTTTTgatcgtttatttttttaatagtttgatCGAACGTTTCGGTTTGGGAAcgtgttttttcattttttccgcGTGTTCGGCTTGTTCTGTTTTATTCGTTCAGTTCTATTGCATCGAAACTAAAGGGAAAACCTTGGAGGAGATCCAGAAAGAGCTCAAcgcttga
- the LOC130448500 gene encoding facilitated trehalose transporter Tret1-like, with translation MTNFKFFRYSTFVVIAVDLLATSGDITMTWPSPILPKLHSNDSTVNPLPKPITQQQDALIASSINVGAMIGGLPFAYISDRFGRKLSLQAIGCLHLIAYLSMAFAGRVEVFYFGRLLGGVAVGGGYTLLPMYIAEVTEETLRGAYSVTLGIFWSFGNFLSYLIGPFVSIRLFNLVNASFPLAFLVGFSLLGTETPYYLVGIGDTEKAEEVLIKLRSSDRGSVQNELERIKISVEDEDKSIRFGNVLALRKSFVVSISLIVFQQLSGWNAITSYLQVIFDAAGADLPSDVSALIIGGCIFVFSLPAPYFTEKFDRKMLLIISTTVLGMCLSTFGIFFCILTRTDFGVGSVSWIPLVSLVLAVASFQTGLSCLPWTISSEIFPKNVKKLSASATSTSCWLISFLVTLFFNKMTDGIGVDGTFFAFAGFCFVSTLFTIFYVPETRGKTFAEIQLMLER, from the exons atgacgaattttaagttttttagaTATTCAACATTTGTAGTAATAGCAG TCGATCTTCTGGCGACATCCGGCGATATTACGATGACGTGGCCATCGCCGATCCTCCCCAAACTCCACTCCAACGACTCAACCGTCAATCCCTTACCGAAACCGATCACTCAACAACAAGACGCGCTGATCGCATCTTCCATAAACGTCGGAGCGATGATCGGAGGTCTGCCTTTCGCTTACATCTCCGATCGTTTCGGAAGGAAATTATCCCTCCAAGCTATAGGATGTCTCCATTTAATCGCTTATCTATCGATGGCGTTCGCGGGACGCGTCGAGGTGTTTTACTTCGGAAGATTACTGGGCGGCGTAGCCGTCGGCGGCGGTTACACCCTATTACCCATGTACATAGCCGAGGTAACCGAAGAAACGCTCCGGGGAGCTTATTCCGTAACTCTGGGAATCTTCTGGTCCTTCGGTAATTTTCTATCCTATCTAATAGGACCTTTCGTGTCTATTAGATTATTCAATTTGGTTAACGCTTCGTTTCCTTTGGCGTTTTTGGTGGGTTTTTCTCTACTGGGAACCGAAACTCCTTATTATTTAGTCGGAATCGGCGATACGGAGAAAGCCGAGGAGGTTCTGATCAAATTGCGATCGAGCGATCGCGGATCGGTTCAAAACGAATTGGAACGTATCAAGATCAGCGTCGAGGACGAAGACAAATCTATTAGATTCGGGAACGTGTTGGCTTTGAGGAAATCCTTCGTCGTATCGATAAGTTTGATAGTTTTTCAACAGTTGTCCGGTTGGAACGCGATAACTTCTTATCTTCAGGTGATATTCGACGCGGCCGGCGCCGATTTACCTTCCGATGTATCTGCCTTGATTATCGGTGGTTGTATTTTCGTTTTCAGTTTGCCGGCGCCTTATTTTACCGAGAAATTCGATAGGAAAATGTTGTTGATAATATCGACGACGGTTTTAGGAATGTGCTTGTCGACGTtcggtatttttttttgtatcctgACCAGGACGGACTTTGGCGTCGGATCGGTATCGTGGATACCTTTGGTTAGTTTGGTATTGGCGGTTGCGTCTTTCCAAACCGGTCTCAGTTGTCTTCCTTGGACTATTTCGTCCGAAATATTTCCGAAGAACGTTAAAAAATTGTCGGCGTCCGCTACATCCACTAGTTGTTGGTTAATTTCGTTTCTGGTGAcgttgttttttaataaaatgactgACGGTATTGGTGTCGACGGTACGTTTTTCGCGTTCGCtggattttgttttgtttctacTTTATTTACGATATTTTACGTGCCCGAAACGAGGGGGAAAACTTTCGCGGAAATTCAACTCATGTTAGAAAGATAA